The Pseudomonas multiresinivorans DNA window CTTCCGCGAAGAAGTAGAAGTCATCAGCGAGTCCGGCGCCTACAAAGCCCTCTACCGCTTCTGGCACCTCGAACACCGCCACATCGCCAAATGGCTCAGCGACGAAGTCCTCCCAACCCTTCACGACTCCCAGCACATCCCCGACAGCAATCCCCACCGCACCTTCATGACCTGGGCCGACCAACGAATCGGCGTCATCAAGTGGCAAGGGGAAATCTGGATAGCTCGCCGCGACCTACCGGATTTCCTGGCGGCGCAGGATGATTGGGCACTGAGAGACGCGCCGAGTTGGCGGTCGATATAGGAAATTTTTGAGGGAAGAGAAATGCAAAAAAGGCCGGCTCATTGCTGAACCGGCCTTTTCAAATTTGGTCGGGACGGAGTGATTCGAACACTCGACCCCTTGCACCCCATGCAAGTGCGCTACCAGGCTGCGCTACGCCCCGACGTTGCTTTTGAGTTCCCTCAGAAGCGGATCGCACTATACCCCAAGCATCTGCTTTGGAGAAGTGCTTTTTTCATTTTTTTCAGTTACTTGCGCAGCACATGCAGCACATCTTCCAATTCGACGATCATCTGCCGGATCAGTTGCTTGTACTGGGTGGCGTCCTCGCGGGCTTCGTCGCCGGTGAGGCGCTGACGGGCGCCGCCGATGGTGAAACCCTGATCGTAGAGCAGCGCACGAATCTGGCGAATCATGAGCACGTCCTGGCGCTGGTAGTAGCGCCGGTTGCCCCTTCGCTTGACCGGGTTGAGTTGCGGGAACTCCTGTTCCCAGTACCGCAGCACGTGCGGCTTCACCGCGCAAAGATCGCTCACTTCACCGATGGTGAAATAGCGCTTGCCCGGGATAGGGGGCAACTCATCGTTATGACTTGGTTCCAGCATAAGCTTCAACCCTGGCCTTCAGTTTCTGCCCTGGACGAAAGGTGACGACGCGCCGGGCTGTGATCGGGATTTCCTCTCCCGTCTTGGGGTTGCGTCCGGGGCGCTGGCGCTTGTCGCGCAGATCGAAGTTGCCGAAACCCGACAACTTCACCTGTTCGTTATGCTCCAGCGCCTGGCGGATCTCTTCGAAGAAGAGCTCCACCAGTTCCTTGGCTTCCCGCTTATTCAGGCCCAGCTCTTCGTACAGACGTTCAGCAATTTCAGCTTTCGTCAGAGCCCCCATACGCTACTTCCTTAACGTGGCGTTGAACCTTTGTTCCAGCGAGGCGACGATATTCTGCGTAGTCGCGTTCACCTCGTCATCGTTAAGAGTGCGTGATGGATGCTGCCAGGTCAAGCCAACGGCCAAGCTTTTTCTAAGCGGATCAATGCCTTTACCGTGGTAGACGTCAAACAACCTGAGATCCGTCAGCCATTCGCCCGCCGTTTCACGGATATTTGCCAGCACGAACTCGGCCGGAGTCTCCAGATCGACGATCAGGGCCAGGTCACGGCGCACTTCGGGGAAGCGCGACAGTTCGCTGAATTTCGGCAGTCGGCCCTTGGCCACTTCGGCCAGTACCAGCTCGAAGAGGTAGACCGGGCGATCCAGGTCCAACGCCTTGGCCAGCTCCGGGTGCAGCGCGCCCAGGTAGCCAACCAGCACGCCGTCACGCTCGATCTTGGCGGTCTGGCCTGGATGCAGTGCCGGGTGTTCCGCCGGGGAGAAGGTGAAGGTCTCGATGGCGCCGGCGTTACCCAACAGCGCTTCGACGTCGGCTTTCACGTCGAAGAAGTCGACGTTCTCGCGACCATTCGCCCATCCTTCTGGCTGACGGGCACCGCAGACAACGCCGGCGAGCATGTTTTCCTGCACCAGCCCTTCCAGTTGACCAACGAAGCGCAGGCCACTTTCGAACAGGCGCACGCGGGTCTGCTGACGGTTCAGGTTGTGCTGCAAGGACTTCACCAGACCTGGCCAGAGCGAGGTGCGCATGGCGGCCATGTCGGCGGAGATCGGGTTGGCCAGCATCAGCGGCTCGACACCAGGGTGGAACAGCTGGAACAGCTTGGGATCGATGAAGCTGTAGGTGATGGCCTCCTGGTAGTCACGGGCGACCAGCAGGCGGCGCAGCGCGGGCAGCTCGGCCTGGGACTCGGACTTGGTGTTCGGCGCCAAGCGCGCCTGCGGGTAGCGAACCGGCAGACGGTTGTAGCCGTATAGGCGACCCAGCTCTTCGATCAGATCGACCTCAATGGAGACGTCGAAGCGATGGCTTGGCACACCAACGGTCCAGGCATCGGCACCGGCTTTCTGGACATCGAACTCCAGGGCGGTGAGCAGACGCTCGATTTCGGCGTTTTCCAGGGTCATGCCCAGCATCTGGGTAACGCGCTCGGCACGCAGGGTGACCGGAGCGACCTTGGGCAGATCGGCCTCGCTGACGGCTTCCACGATCGGGCCAGCTTCGCCGCCGACGATCTGCAACAGCAACTCGGTAGCACGCTCCATGGCGCGACGAGCCAGCTGCGAGTCCACGCCACGCTCGAAGCGGTGGGAGGCATCGGTGTGCAGGCCGTAGGAACGAGCCTTGCCAGCAACGGCAATGTTGTCGAAGAAGGCGCTTTCGAGGAACAGGTCGCGTGTCTTGGCGCTGACGCCGCTGTGCTCGCCACCCATCACGCCGGCGATGGCCAGGGCGCGTTCGTGATCGGCAATCACCAGGGTGTCAGCACGCAGGGTGACTTCCTGGCCGTCGAGCAGGACGAGCTTCTCGCCCTCCTCCGCCATGCGTACGCGTACGCCGCCCTTGATCTCGTCGAGATCGAAGGCATGCATTGGCTGGCCCAGTTCGATCATCACGTAGTTGGTGATGTCTACGGCGGCGTCGATGCTGCGGATGTCGGAACGGCGCAGGCGCTCGACCATCCACAGTGGGGTCGGCTTGCTCAGGTCGACGTTGCGGACGACGCGACCGAGGTAGCGCGGGCAGGCCTTGGGAGCCAGCAGCTCAACGCTGCGCACTTCATCGATCTGCGGAGAAACGGCGCTGACCACTACCGGCTTGACCTCGGCGCCATAAAGCGCGCCGACTTCGCGAGCCAGGCCGGTCAGGGACAGGCAGTCGCCGCGGTTCGGGGTCAGACCAATCTCGATGGAGGCGTCGTCCAGTTCGAGGTAGTCGCGGACGTTGGCGCCCACCGGCGCATCCGCGGCGAGCTCCATCAGGCCGGCGTTTTCTTCGCTGATTTCCAGCTCCTTGGCCGAGCAGAGCATGCCGTTGGATTCAACGCCGCGCAGCTTGGCCTTCTTGATCTTGAAGTCGCCCGGCAGCTCGGCGCCGATCATGGCGAAGGGGATCTTCAGGCCTGGGCGCACGTTGGGCGCGCCGCAGACGACCTGGAAGGTCTCCGAACCGTTGCTGACCTGGCAGACGCGCAACTTGTCGGCGTCCGGGTGTTGTTCGGTCGACAGCACTTCGCCCACGACCACACCACTGAACTGACCGGCGACCGGGATCACGGCGTCGACCTCGAGGCCGGCCATGGACAGACGAGCTACCAGCTCGTCACGGGATACCTGCGGGTTTACCCAGCTCCGCAGCCACTGTTCACTGAATTTCATCCTGTTCTCCTAAATGCGTTGACGGTCGTGCGGGCTAGCGGAACTGGCCGAGGAACCGCAGATCGTTGTCGAAGAACAGGCGCAAGTCGTTCACGCCATAGCGCAGCATGGCCAGGCGCTCGATACCCATGCCGAAGGCGAAGCCCTGGTACTTCTCGGGATCGATGCCAGACATGCGCAGCACGTCGGGGTGGACCATGCCGCAACCCATGACTTCCAGCCAGCCAGTCTGTTTGCAGACACGGCAGCCTTTGCCGCTGCAAAGCACGCACTGGATGTCGACTTCCGCCGAAGGCTCGGTGAAGGGGAAGAAGGACGGACGGAAGCGGACGGAGAATTCTTTCTCGAAGAAGGCGCGGAGGAATTCTTCGATGGTGCCCTTGAGGTCGGCGAAGCTGACATCTTCATCGACCAGTAGACCTTCGACCTGGTGGAACATGGGCGAATGGGTCAGGTCGGAGTCGCAGCGGTAGACGCGGCCCGGGCAGACAATGCGAATCGGCGGCTTCTGGTTTTCCATGGTGCGGACCTGTACCGGCGAGGTATGGGTGCGCAGCAGCATGTTCGCATTGAAGTAGAAGGTGTCGTGCATGGCACGAGCCGGGTGGTGGCCCGGAATATTGAGCGCTTCGAAGTTGTGGTAGTCGTCTTCGACTTCCGGACCCTCGGCCACTTCATAGCCGATGCGGGTGAAGCACTGCTCGATGCGTTCCTTGGTGCGGGTGACCGGATGCAGGCCACCGGAGGACTGGCCACGGCCCGGCAGGGTCACGTCGATACGCTCGGCTGCCAGCTTGGCGGCGAGGGCGGCGCCCTCCAGCTCGGCCTTGCGGGCGTTCAGCACATCCTGAATCTTTTCCTTGGCAACGTTGATCAGCGCGCCGACCTTGGGGCGCTCTTCGGCCGGCAGGTCGCCCAGAGTCTTCATGACCTGGGTCAGCTCGCCTTTCTTGCCGAGGTAGTGAACCCGGATCTGCTCCAGGGCGTTGACGTCTTCGGTGTTTCGCACGGCGTCCAGGGCCTGCGAAACCAGCGCGTCCAGGTTTTCCATGTACCAACTCCAGATACAAAATAGGGGAAGAGCGGTAAGGCTCTTCCCCTATCGGTGACGTTACGTCCGGACCGAGATCCGGTAACTGTCGTGGGGCTTAAGCCAGGCTGGCCTTCGCTTTCTCGACAATCGCGGTAAACGCCGCTTTTTCGTTCACAGCCAGATCGGCCAATACCTTACGGTCGATCTCAATGGCCGCCTTTTTCAGGCCAGCGATCAGACGGCTGTAGGACAGACCGTTCTGACGAGCACCAGCGTTGATACGGGCGATCCACAGGGCGCGGAACTGACGCTTGCGCTGACGACGGTCGCGGTAGGCGTATTGGCCTGCTTTGATTACCGCCTGCTTGGCAACACGGAACACGCGCGAGCGCGCGCCGTAGTAGCCTTTTGCGAGCTTCAGAATCTTTTTGTGACGACGACGGGCAATTACGCCACGCTTAACACGAGCCATTTATTTATCCTCTACCAGAAATCAACGCAGACGCAGGGAGCGCGCTACACGGCGAACGTCGGAAGCAGCGAGCATCGAAGTGCCGCGCAGCTGACGCTTACGCTTGGTGGTCATTTTGGTCAGGATGTGGCTCTTGAAAGCGTGCTTGTGCTTGATGCCACCAGCAGTCACTTTGAAGCGCTTTTTGGCGCCACTCTTGGTTTTCATCTTAGGCATGTTTAGTACTCCGCATTCGTTAACAACTGATAACCATCAGGCCTGCCAGTGCCCGGGAGGTTATTTACGCTTCTTGGGAGCGATGACCATCATCAGCTGGCGTCCTTCCAGCTTAGGATGCTGTTCCACGGTGCCAATCTCGGCGAGGTCGTTTTCGACTCGCTTCAGCAGCTCCATGCCCAGCTCCTGGTGGGCCATCTCACGACCACGGAATCGAAGCGATACCTTGGCCTTGTCCCCTTCATTAAGGAAACGTACCAGGTTGCGTAGTTTTACCTGGTAATCCCCTTCTTCCGTCCCTGGACGAAACTTGATTTCTTTGATCTGTTGCTGGTGCTGGTTTTTCTTCGCAGCAGCGGCTTGCTTCTTCTTCTCGAAGAGGTGCTTGCCGTAGTCCATGATGCGGCAGACAGGAGGCACCGCATCAGCAGAAATTTCCACCAGGTCCAGCTTGGCCTCGTCGGCTAGACGGAGGGCCTCATCGAGGGAGACCACGCCAATCTGTTGACCGTCGGCACCAATCAGACGCACCTCACGGGCGGTGATGTTTTCGTTGATCGGTGGTTTCGGGAGAGCCCGCTTATCCTGTCTCATTTCACGCTTAATAATGATTACTCCGAGTCTTGGCGACCACGCCGGGAAACCGCCTGAGCGAGAAGCTCCGCGAACTGGGCGACCGGCATCGAGCCGAGGTCTGCCCCTTCGCGCGTACGTACGGCGACGGCCTGCGATTCAACTTCCCTATCACCGATAACCAGCAGATAGGGAACCTTGAGCAAAGTATGCTCGCGGATTTTAAAGCCAATTTTCTCGTTTCTCAAGTCAGACTTGGCACGGAATCCGCTTTGCTCGAGCTGACGCACCACTTCTTCGGCCCATTCGCCCTGCTTGTCAGTGATATTCATCACCACCGCCTGGGTCGGTGCGAGCCAGGCCGGGAACAGGCCGGCGTAGTGCTCGATGAGCATGCCGATGAAGCGCTCGAACGAGCCGAGGATCGCACGGTGCAGCATGACCGGACGGGTACGG harbors:
- a CDS encoding Bro-N domain-containing protein, yielding MQDAYKPVVFQRHTYQLRAVLIDRQPWFVAHDFALLINARRPYRLPQRMDPEQKRAVILEYLSGFREEVEVISESGAYKALYRFWHLEHRHIAKWLSDEVLPTLHDSQHIPDSNPHRTFMTWADQRIGVIKWQGEIWIARRDLPDFLAAQDDWALRDAPSWRSI
- a CDS encoding MerR family transcriptional regulator encodes the protein MLEPSHNDELPPIPGKRYFTIGEVSDLCAVKPHVLRYWEQEFPQLNPVKRRGNRRYYQRQDVLMIRQIRALLYDQGFTIGGARQRLTGDEAREDATQYKQLIRQMIVELEDVLHVLRK
- the ihfA gene encoding integration host factor subunit alpha; amino-acid sequence: MGALTKAEIAERLYEELGLNKREAKELVELFFEEIRQALEHNEQVKLSGFGNFDLRDKRQRPGRNPKTGEEIPITARRVVTFRPGQKLKARVEAYAGTKS
- the pheT gene encoding phenylalanine--tRNA ligase subunit beta, whose amino-acid sequence is MKFSEQWLRSWVNPQVSRDELVARLSMAGLEVDAVIPVAGQFSGVVVGEVLSTEQHPDADKLRVCQVSNGSETFQVVCGAPNVRPGLKIPFAMIGAELPGDFKIKKAKLRGVESNGMLCSAKELEISEENAGLMELAADAPVGANVRDYLELDDASIEIGLTPNRGDCLSLTGLAREVGALYGAEVKPVVVSAVSPQIDEVRSVELLAPKACPRYLGRVVRNVDLSKPTPLWMVERLRRSDIRSIDAAVDITNYVMIELGQPMHAFDLDEIKGGVRVRMAEEGEKLVLLDGQEVTLRADTLVIADHERALAIAGVMGGEHSGVSAKTRDLFLESAFFDNIAVAGKARSYGLHTDASHRFERGVDSQLARRAMERATELLLQIVGGEAGPIVEAVSEADLPKVAPVTLRAERVTQMLGMTLENAEIERLLTALEFDVQKAGADAWTVGVPSHRFDVSIEVDLIEELGRLYGYNRLPVRYPQARLAPNTKSESQAELPALRRLLVARDYQEAITYSFIDPKLFQLFHPGVEPLMLANPISADMAAMRTSLWPGLVKSLQHNLNRQQTRVRLFESGLRFVGQLEGLVQENMLAGVVCGARQPEGWANGRENVDFFDVKADVEALLGNAGAIETFTFSPAEHPALHPGQTAKIERDGVLVGYLGALHPELAKALDLDRPVYLFELVLAEVAKGRLPKFSELSRFPEVRRDLALIVDLETPAEFVLANIRETAGEWLTDLRLFDVYHGKGIDPLRKSLAVGLTWQHPSRTLNDDEVNATTQNIVASLEQRFNATLRK
- the pheS gene encoding phenylalanine--tRNA ligase subunit alpha; this encodes MENLDALVSQALDAVRNTEDVNALEQIRVHYLGKKGELTQVMKTLGDLPAEERPKVGALINVAKEKIQDVLNARKAELEGAALAAKLAAERIDVTLPGRGQSSGGLHPVTRTKERIEQCFTRIGYEVAEGPEVEDDYHNFEALNIPGHHPARAMHDTFYFNANMLLRTHTSPVQVRTMENQKPPIRIVCPGRVYRCDSDLTHSPMFHQVEGLLVDEDVSFADLKGTIEEFLRAFFEKEFSVRFRPSFFPFTEPSAEVDIQCVLCSGKGCRVCKQTGWLEVMGCGMVHPDVLRMSGIDPEKYQGFAFGMGIERLAMLRYGVNDLRLFFDNDLRFLGQFR
- the rplT gene encoding 50S ribosomal protein L20 encodes the protein MARVKRGVIARRRHKKILKLAKGYYGARSRVFRVAKQAVIKAGQYAYRDRRQRKRQFRALWIARINAGARQNGLSYSRLIAGLKKAAIEIDRKVLADLAVNEKAAFTAIVEKAKASLA
- the rpmI gene encoding 50S ribosomal protein L35; amino-acid sequence: MPKMKTKSGAKKRFKVTAGGIKHKHAFKSHILTKMTTKRKRQLRGTSMLAASDVRRVARSLRLR
- the infC gene encoding translation initiation factor IF-3 — encoded protein: MIIKREMRQDKRALPKPPINENITAREVRLIGADGQQIGVVSLDEALRLADEAKLDLVEISADAVPPVCRIMDYGKHLFEKKKQAAAAKKNQHQQQIKEIKFRPGTEEGDYQVKLRNLVRFLNEGDKAKVSLRFRGREMAHQELGMELLKRVENDLAEIGTVEQHPKLEGRQLMMVIAPKKRK